Sequence from the Ostrea edulis chromosome 8, xbOstEdul1.1, whole genome shotgun sequence genome:
tTACAGTACCAAGTTTGTctgctcagaaaataaacaaagatcagctcaatgaattgtttggttctctgtcgccatcatccattaacacagaacatggcgacacaatgaagtcagcagaagctgtatcgtctcctccagtcaaaccactgcttgatgagccgcgcgtcaccgccaccatagacactgggtataacAGACTActcagtgttagctgtctgagtgaagatcaagtctggacacgcGGAGAGTTCAACAACACCATGAAGCTCCTCAACCTCCAGAGtgaactactgacatcaatacaaaccaagtcaggggaCTATCCATGGGagatagcagtgacacgggacggagatcttgtttatgcTGGCTATAGAGATAGAACTGTTAACTTAAtaaagaataaacagatacagaccgtgatcacactacaggggtggagacctcTCTCTGTCTGCAGTACCGCCTCTgatgatctcctggttaccatgatcagtgatgatgaaacacaatccaaagtcgtgcgttactccggctccacaaagaaacaaagcattcagtttgatgatcagggtcgtcctctctataAATCTGGTTATTATAAATACATTagtgagaacaggaacctggatatctgtgtggctgactggTCAGCTagagcagtagtggtggtcaatcagtcgggaaaactccgatttagatacactggtcatccctctaataccaagcAATCATTTGATCCACGctgcatcactacagacagccagggTCACATCCTAATATCAGACTGCGACAAttaccgtatccacatcctagatcaggacggacagttcctccgttacattcactgtgatttagaACTTCCAttaggtttatgtgtggacatcagagacaatcTCTTTGTGGTTGAGCATtacactgctaaagtgaagaaaatccaatatctataaacacagtgttaattacacagctctacagtgttaattacacatctaaaaACCCTGTTCATTACACATCTAAACACAATGTTAATTGCATCTTTGTGTTGATTTCAGCTGCTTGTTGATTACATCTGCTGGTtgattacagccctgtgttaattacagcccccccccccccccccccccccccccccccccccccccgtgttaattacagccccgtgttaattacagccctgtgtctgtgatgtgtaattaacatgtacttgtgtttgtgagtttaactGATAGAACATTAGTCTCTCAATGCTGTTTAGTAATTATAtcttacaatatctgtatcattATATCTAATCATAGCACACTAATCATATTGTGTTAGTAGTTATATATCTCTATACAGGTGATTGTAAATCAGTTATTGTGAAGTACTTAGGAATGTCACTTTGTcagtattttgtgtgtagcattgAAATATAGTACATTGTACATCCACTACTgagtacttacatgtactaattgAACAGTATTTGGTTTgttaattatgtatttcaatatgtgtttgattttacaatgtatatattagataaacatgatacagagttcagtcttacattattactgagtgcTTACTTAGTTTTGTAGTtctgtaacagagagtgaccccaaacgtccggtcttcatcacag
This genomic interval carries:
- the LOC125662499 gene encoding E3 ubiquitin-protein ligase TRIM7-like, whose translation is MHPRRSAQEVLLCDLCETVPLESYCDVCNINICVNCVGKHLSDASKRHNVVPFLQRKATPNYPKCPKHSEKHCELHCEECNIPVCSTCVSSGKHKGHDISDVLEKLGAKTESLQKDLNELETIIYPRYEEMASDVQTEKAELETKYGKLTTATDQQGEILHQEITAIVNQRKSAIAQMKNKHLSTLNKNTEEITQKMAELKQIMSDLKSILKSNDVSLTSTYKSRNSEFRTLPPKVTVPSLSAQKINKDQLNELFGSLSPSSINTEHGDTMKSAEAVSSPPVKPLLDEPRVTATIDTGYNRLLSVSCLSEDQVWTRGEFNNTMKLLNLQSELLTSIQTKSGDYPWEIAVTRDGDLVYAGYRDRTVNLIKNKQIQTVITLQGWRPLSVCSTASDDLLVTMISDDETQSKVVRYSGSTKKQSIQFDDQGRPLYKSGYYKYISENRNLDICVADWSARAVVVVNQSGKLRFRYTGHPSNTKQSFDPRCITTDSQGHILISDCDNYRIHILDQDGQFLRYIHCDLELPLGLCVDIRDNLFVVEHYTAKVKKIQYL